The Gordonia terrae genome contains the following window.
GTGCCGGGCATGCCGGGATGTGCCCTGGAGGGCCGGCGGGCGACGGTGTCGCTCGAGGTGGTCGAGGCGGCCGACACGATCTTCGCCTTCCTGCCGCTGACCGCGGATTCGGTGCCGACCCCGTTCGTGTTGCCCGACCGGCTGTCCGATCCCGAGGTGTCCTGGTTCGGCAACTTCGCCGAGTGGGCGGGCCCGTGGCGGTTCTACATGGACAACGTCCTCGATCCCATGCACGGCGCGTTTCTGCACCGCAACTCCCATTCGATGTTCGGTGGCGACACCTCGGCTCGGTTCCGCATCCGGGAGACCGACCGCGGCTTCTTCTTCGAGAAGACCGACCAGCGCGGCGTGAACTTCGACTGGGTGGAGTTCGTGCGCGGATCGATGGACTACGTCGACCTCGAGATCCCGTACGGCCCCGGCGCCGGCCCCGGCGGTGTGTTCGGGATCGTCGGGATGAGCACGCCCATCGACCGGTCGACGTCGGCGATCTTCCATTGGCGCACCCGGCGGGTGAGCGGATGGGAACGTGAGACCTGGCGGTTCCTGTACCGGACCACGCTGGAGGCCAAGCACTGGGAGGTCCTCGAACAGGACCGGCTCGTCTTGGAGGCGCTCGCCGGTGACGCCGACCGTGAGGAGCACCTGTACCAGCACGATCTCGGGGTCTCCCGGATTCGACGGATCTATCGCGCCGACGCCGTCGCCCAGGCCGAGCAACTCGTCGCAGCGAACGCATGAGCACCGACGGGTCGATGCTGCTCACCGTGGTGCTGCGCCACGATCAGAGCCAGAACCTCGACCAGTTGCAGGGTCGGCTCGACGAGAACGACTGGTGGCACGGCTTTCCGCCCGAGGGATGCGAGGTCGTCTCCTGGGTCGTGGCCATGGGTATCGGTCAGATCGTCACCCTCCGCCTACCGGCGGACCGGCTGCCCGCGGTGAACGTCGAACTGGAACGCCGGGCGTGGGGCACCTTCGCCACCGACTTCTACCCGACGTACGACTTCCTGCCGGTCCGCGAACGACTGACGCGTGAGTCCGATGCGCGACGTTCGGCGGTGACCTCATGACCCGGGTCGGACACCCCGACGTCGCGGAGCCGCCCCGTCGGGACATGTTCAGCAACGCCCGCGTCGTCGGCGACCAGTTCTTCCTCTCGGGGATGCACGCCGGCGGGCCGGACGGTCCGGTGGGTGGCGACGACTCCCACGCGCAGGCGGTCGAGACCTTCCGCCGCGTGCGCGCACTGACGGAGGCGTGCGGCGCTTCCGTCGACGACATCGTCGTGTTGCGCATCTACGTCACCGACATCGCCGACAAGGCAGCTGTCGGACGCGCCCGGAGCGCGGTTTTCTCCGGGGACTTCCCGTGTTCGACCCTCGTCGAGGTGTCGGCACTGGTCGAGCCGGGCCTCAGCGTCGAGGTCGAGGCACAGGGATTTCTCCCGAAGGCCGCGCCCGCGGCCGACTAGAATCACTCGAACCGGCGTCAGCCACGCCGACTACACCCCGAGGACGCCATCGTGAGCGGACCAACTCTCAACTCCAGCCCGAACAACTCAGCACCGGCCGTCGACAGACCCAACTGGCCGGTCCTGATCCTCGCCTTCATCGCCGTCGTGCTCGACGGCTACGACACCATCGCCCTCGGCCTTTCAGTGCCGGCGCTCAAGGAGGACTGGGGTGTCCCCGCCTCCCACTTCACCCCCGCCCTGTCGCTGACCAGCCTCGGTGTCGCTCTGGGTTACATCGCGGTCGGCCGACTCACCGCACGGTTCGGCTGCCGCAAGGTCATCCTCGCCGCGGTCGTCGTGTTCACGATCGGCAGTCTGCTGACGGCATGGGCCGGCAACATCGTCGAGCTGAGCGCGCTGCGCCTGATCACCGGCTTCGGTCTCGGCGCGGTCATGCCGGCGGCCGTGGCGCAGGCAACTGCACTCAACCCCGCCCGGCACCGGCAGTCGATCGCGGTGTTCGTCACGATGGGCATCTCGATGGGTGCGCTCATCGCCGGACTGCTGGGTACTCGGCTGGTGTCGGCATACGGCTGGCCGTCGGTGTTCGTCGCGGGCGCCATCGCCTCTGCGGCCCTGTTCCCCTTCCTCTGGATGTGGCTGCCCGACGAGCGCACGCTGACCGGTGTGACCCCGGGCTCGGAGGCCCGCCACCACGCGGCCGTGGCCCGGTTGTTCGACCCCGAGGTGCGCGGTCGGACCCTGCTGCTCTGGGGCTTCGCCTTCATGGTGTTCTCGGTCTTCTACATCTTCTCGTCCTGGCTGCCCACCCTCCTGACGAGTTACGGCTTCAGCACGGGTCTGGCACCACTCGGGTCGGCGGCACTGGGTGTCGGCAGCATCGTCGGTGCGGGTGTGCTGATCCTCGGCGCGACCCGATACCGGATGAGCTCGATCCTCGCCGGCACCACGGTGGCGGCCATCGTGTTCCTAATCCTGTCCGCGTTCCTCGGCGCCGACAAGGCGTTGCTGCTCTTGGTGTTCGGCGGCGTCGGGCTCGGACTGCAGGCCGGCATGATCGGGCAGGCCGCCGTGGCGGTGTCGATCTACCCGCAGGCCACCGCCGCGACGGGAGTCGGTTGGGCCTCCTCGATGGGTCGCCTCGGCTCGGTGGTCGGCCCGATCGTCGGCGGCGCCCTGATCGGACTCGGTCTGTCGACGAGCGCCATCGTGCTGATCGCGTGCGCCCCGGTCGCGGTGGCGCTTGCACTCGTCCTGCTGCTCCGCCGCACGGAATCGAAGGTGCCCGAAGATGCCGCCGCGACGGGACGGCTCGACGGTCCGGAAGCCGGGGACCGCACGACGGTCGGCGGACCGGCGATGACCAGCCAGACGATGAACGGCCACGCGATCGGCGGGCAGGCCTGACGCGGCGAACCCATTCGACGAGCGGTGCACCGGGTATCACCCCGGTGCACCGCTCGTCGTCCCACCCACGTCGTGACGGACCGGTCGCCGAACGCGATCAGCACGCGCGCGACCACAGCAGATAACCGACCGCGAGCGCGAACACGCCGGGACCGAGACACACCAGGTGATCGCGGGTCACCGCCTCGTCGAGGTCGGCATCGGAGAGTCCGGCACGCACCGCGTTCTCACGCAGGATCAGACCGGAACGATCAGTGGGTATCGGGATCACGAACACTTGGACGCGCCCGGCGCCCGAACGGTTCCATCCCCCGCTCCCGTATCCGAAAGAACCACATAACTATTGCTCCCTGAGGTGCGAGGAGCGCAAGCCGCCGGGCCGAGCAAGCGACGAAGGAGCGCGTCGAGGTCGACGAGCCACGAAGGGCTCGGTGAGACGAGTTGCGACGACCCTTCGTGGCTCGCTTCGCTCGCACCTCAGGGAGCAGGGGTTGCGCTCGCTCCTCAGGGACCAGGAATCAACGCTCGTTATTCCGTTGCGCCCCACAGCACGACGCTGGCATAGTTCCCGTTCGGCACGAGGACCAGCAGACCGGAGCGGGATACCGCGAAGTGTTTCTGCGCGTCGGAATCCTCGTCCGCCTTCAGATGGCAAGGGATACCTCCCGAGCAGGTTCGAGTCCTGACACGGCACCGCTCCCGGGAGCACGGGCCCGGTCGGTTCTGCGGTCGTCGTCCGGGTCGTGCGCGACCCCGCGTCGCACCCCACCGGCCGGCCCGCCCGCGAGCGGTGTCGCCATCCGAATCGCCACACCCGACAAGCATTGCGACGCAACGGAAAGGAGGATCGCCATGCTGTTCCACAATCGAATCACCGTCCCACCGGGCCACACCGTGCTGGCCTACCGGGGTAGCGAGGTCCAGACGCTCCCCACCGGTCGCCACCGCGTGCGGAAGCCGGACGCCACGCTCAGCGTCGACCTGCGAGAGCGCCTGATCCAGGTCTCGCCGCAGGAGATCCTCACCGCCGACTCGATGGCCGTCCGTATCTCGATGACGTTGCGCGCCCGCGTGATCGACGCAGTCGCCTTCGTCGAACGAGCCTCCGATCCGATCGGCGCGGTCTACCTGGCCGCCCAGATCGCGCTGCGTGAGGTCTGCGCCGGCGTCGAGTCGGACGACCTCGTGCGTCGCGGCGACTCCGTCGACGTCGAGCCGATCCGCGTCGCAGCGGCCCGGGCCGCGGGCACCGTGGGCATGGACGTTCTCGAAGTGGTCGTCCGCGACGTCATCGTCCCGGCCGAGGTCCGCAGTGCCGCACTCGAGGTCATCACCGCCAAGACACGCGGTCTGGCCAAGCTCGAGGCGGCTCGCGCCGAGACCG
Protein-coding sequences here:
- a CDS encoding slipin family protein, which produces MLFHNRITVPPGHTVLAYRGSEVQTLPTGRHRVRKPDATLSVDLRERLIQVSPQEILTADSMAVRISMTLRARVIDAVAFVERASDPIGAVYLAAQIALREVCAGVESDDLVRRGDSVDVEPIRVAAARAAGTVGMDVLEVVVRDVIVPAEVRSAALEVITAKTRGLAKLEAARAETAALRALANAGRLLDAHPALAQLRLVESVPYGARVVLSVGGAEAPPDD
- a CDS encoding Rieske 2Fe-2S domain-containing protein, with protein sequence MTTTQPTPGTRSATRERPARRTPTYAVGTRRHLDADEIAATGLRDRWYPILPSRMLEPGAMVPVRRLEVDWVLFRDAQGRVRMLEDRCPHRSAPLSVGQHLGDRIACAYHGVQVDGEGTVVSVPGMPGCALEGRRATVSLEVVEAADTIFAFLPLTADSVPTPFVLPDRLSDPEVSWFGNFAEWAGPWRFYMDNVLDPMHGAFLHRNSHSMFGGDTSARFRIRETDRGFFFEKTDQRGVNFDWVEFVRGSMDYVDLEIPYGPGAGPGGVFGIVGMSTPIDRSTSAIFHWRTRRVSGWERETWRFLYRTTLEAKHWEVLEQDRLVLEALAGDADREEHLYQHDLGVSRIRRIYRADAVAQAEQLVAANA
- a CDS encoding RidA family protein, giving the protein MTRVGHPDVAEPPRRDMFSNARVVGDQFFLSGMHAGGPDGPVGGDDSHAQAVETFRRVRALTEACGASVDDIVVLRIYVTDIADKAAVGRARSAVFSGDFPCSTLVEVSALVEPGLSVEVEAQGFLPKAAPAAD
- a CDS encoding MFS transporter, encoding MSGPTLNSSPNNSAPAVDRPNWPVLILAFIAVVLDGYDTIALGLSVPALKEDWGVPASHFTPALSLTSLGVALGYIAVGRLTARFGCRKVILAAVVVFTIGSLLTAWAGNIVELSALRLITGFGLGAVMPAAVAQATALNPARHRQSIAVFVTMGISMGALIAGLLGTRLVSAYGWPSVFVAGAIASAALFPFLWMWLPDERTLTGVTPGSEARHHAAVARLFDPEVRGRTLLLWGFAFMVFSVFYIFSSWLPTLLTSYGFSTGLAPLGSAALGVGSIVGAGVLILGATRYRMSSILAGTTVAAIVFLILSAFLGADKALLLLVFGGVGLGLQAGMIGQAAVAVSIYPQATAATGVGWASSMGRLGSVVGPIVGGALIGLGLSTSAIVLIACAPVAVALALVLLLRRTESKVPEDAAATGRLDGPEAGDRTTVGGPAMTSQTMNGHAIGGQA